A stretch of DNA from Spirosoma endbachense:
GGGAAAGGGAGTTGACGTGGCGCTCGCCCACCTGAATGCGTATCGGAGCTTCCTAAATAGTGGTGGATACCTGCACGCGACCTATAAAGTGGCAGGCACCTACAAATATGACCCCTACGTTGCCGCTGATTTTGCGGCTGGTGGTATCGAAAACAAAGATGGCCTCGCGGCCGATAAGGCACTGCTGCGGGAAATTCTGGAAGAGCGGTATGTCACCTTCTACGGTCAGCACATTGGTTGGGACGATGAGCGTCGCGCCCGCGCCGAGGGATTAGGCGTTAAGCTTAAACCCAATAATGGCAGTCAGCTGCCGGGGCGATTCATTTACTCCCAGAATGAACTGAATTCGAACCCCAACAGTCCCCGTTCAGCACCAAGTTTGTTTGATGCGGTATCCATCTATAAGTAGATGTGATGTACTGAATACGCTGACAGGCTACCGGCTGAGCAGGACTTTTGAATCCTGCTCAGCCGGTAGCCTGTCAGAAAGAGAGCTTCGTTTAATCGGTGCCAGAGTTGTCATCTCTCAGTTTATGAGAACGCCGGGGAGACATCGGCAAATTGTTGTCAAGCCACCGTTTTAGCTATATTCCTGCTTGGATCTGCTGAAATTAATACCGGAAAGAAATGCATAATAAAGTCTATTCTCTGTTTATCTTCTTTGCCCTATGGGTCAGCTCAGCCGTTGCGCAGTCACCCTTTTCTACCCAGGAAGTCAAGTCGCTGCAAAAGCAGGCAAAAGGCATTGAAATCGTTAAAGATACCTACGGCGTTCCGCACGTCTATGCCAAAACGGATGCCGATGCGGTATTCGGGGAGATGTACATCCAATGCGATGAGTTTTTCGATAAGGTAGAAAACTCATTGATTACGCGACTGGGTCGGCTGTCGGAAACCGAAGGAGAAGGATCTATTTACAAAGACCTCTGGACACGCATGTTCATTGATTCGGCCCAGGCCGTTCAGTTGTATCAGAAAACGCCCGACTGGCTCAAAAAGCTCTGTGATGCCTACGCTGGCGGTATCAACTACTACCTGATTACACATCCGGCCGTCAAGCCCAAACTGCTTACCCGCGTAGAACCCTGGATGATTCTGATGAACAACGTACCCGCTATGGGAGGGAGCAACGTCAGCGAAACCGATTTTAAAGCATTTTATCTGAAAGAAGCCGCCCAGCTCAGTACGGGTAGTCGGAGTTTCACGGCAGAACCGCCTAAAAATGATGGGTCCAATGGTTTTGCCTTAGCCCCTTCCCGCACTCAGAGTAAAAAAGCGATGCTTTTCATTAACCCCCATGCCGAATACTACGGGCGGATCGAAATTCATCTGGTTAGCGACGAGGGATTGAATTCATACGGTGCTCCTTTTCTGGGCCAATTCAATATTTTTCAGGGTTTCAACGAATTCTGCGGCTGGATGCACCCCGTTTCCCTTTCTGACGCGAAAGACTTATACGCCGAAAACGTCGAATGGAAAAAAGGGAAGCTACTGTATCGCTACAATGGTACCTGGAAACCGGTCGATAGCACGACGCATGAGCTTCGCTATAAAAAAGGCGATACCTGGGCAACCAAAAAATTCGTAACGTATCGCACACACCACGGCCCGGTTGTCTATGCGACGGCTACCCGCTGGATTGCGCTGAAAACCTACGAACCCAATATCGAGCTACTGGGCATGCACTGGCTGAAAATGAAGGCCCGGAACATAAAGGAGTTTAGCAGTGCCATCAACGCACGGGCCATGGTGGGCAGTAATATCGTGTATGCCGATAAAGATGGCAACATTGCTTACTGGCATGGCAACTTCGTTCCGAAGAAAAACCCACTTCTCGACTGGCGACGTCCGGTTGATGGTACGACATCGGCCACCGAATGGCAGGGCACACACGATTTAAAAGAAATTCCGCAGTACATCAACCCTGCTAACGGCTGGATACAGAACTGTAACTCTACGCCTTTGTATGCCACAGGCGTGTTGGATACGGTGATGCTGAAATTGCCCACCTACATGCTGCCCGATGGGCATACTCCGCGCGCGGTTCACGCGGTTCGGGTACTGACGCCGTTGAAAAACGCGACAATGGACGATGTCATTAAAGCCTCGTACGATGGCTATCTGCCGAGTGGCGAACGGTTTATTCCGGGTCTGATCGCATCTTACAATTCAACCGCGAACGACTCGCTGAAAGCGAAATTGGCCCAACCCATCGAAACACTGAAAAAATGGGACTTTAAAACCGATACGAATTCGGTAGCGACCACGCTGACCGTACACTGGCTGGAAAAAATCATTCAACTGGACATGGCCCGATTGGCGAAACCCGCCACCACGGAAGAACAATACTCACTTACTAACGGAGCTGCGGTCACGACCGAATTTCTTTCGCCCCTGGAGCAGCTCACGGCGCTGGCTCAGTCCGTCGCTGAACTTGAAAAGGAATTTGGCACCTGGCAGGTTGGCTGGGGAATGGACAATCGTTTTCAACGAACGACGGACAAAGAGCCGAGTGATGACAAACTCAGTTGGGGCGTTCCCGCGACTCCCGGCTTTATGGGTTCACTGAACGCCTATGTCAGTAAAAAATCACCCAAAACGCATAAACGCTACGGCATTACCGGCAACACTTTTGTGGCTGCGGTAGAGTTTGGCGATAAGCTCCGGGCCAAAACCATTCTGACCGGTGGAGCCAGTTCTGATCCGGCGTCTCCCCACTACCTCGATCAGGTGAAAGGCTACATCGATGGTACCTACAAGGAGATTTATTTCTATAAAGAAGACGTGTACAAACACGCTGAAAAAATCTACCATCCCGGCGATATACAGTAACCAAACCTCAACCTTACCAGTCCCTTGTTCGCTATGAAAAGACGTAATTTTGTGAAATTATCCGGTTTAGGTATGGGCGCTACGCTACTGCCTGCCGGGCTGGTGGCTGGTCACCGAATATCGGCCGAAGAGCTACTGAATTCGGGGCCAGACGCAGCCGTCAAGAAGCGCATGGCCGACGTGGCGCTCAATGCGGCCAAAAGCAAAGGCGCTACGTATGCCGATGTACGCATTGGCCGGTATCTCCGCCAGTATCTGTTTACCCGTGAAAACAAGGTTCAAAACATTGTCAATTCCGAGTCGTATGGCATCGGAATCAGAGTGATTGCCAACGGCACCTGGGGATTTGCGTCAACAAACGAGATGAAACCCGAAAGCATTGCCCGGTGCGCCGAAGAAGCGGTTGAGATGGCAAATGCCAATGCCGAGATTCAACTGGAGCCGGTTGTACTGGCTCCGCAGAAAGGTGTTGGCGAACAAGTCTGGAAGACACCCATCAAGAAAAATGCCTTTGAAATCCCGGTCAAAGAGAAGATCGACCTATTGATGGAAGTGAACGGAGCCGCGCTGAAAAATGGTGCGTCGTTCGTTAACTCCAACCTCTTCTTTGTCAATGAGCAGAAATATTTTGCATCTACCGATGGCTCGTATATCGATCAGGACGTACACCGGATGTGGCCTACGTTTACGGTTTCGGCCATCAACAAGCAAACTGGCCGCTTCAAATCCCGCGACGCGCTGAGTGCGCCCATCGGCATGGGTTACGAATACCTATCGGACAATCCTGCCGAAAAAATTATCGTCCCAAATGGCCCAACGGTCTACCGGTATGCATATAACATGATCGAAGACGCCACCGCAGCGGCCTTACAGGCAAAAGAAAAGCTTACGGCCAAATCGGTACCCGCCGGGAAATACGACATGATTCTGGACCCATCTAACCTGGGTTTGACCATTCACGAATCGGTCGGGCATCCACTGGAGCTCGACCGCGTACTCGGCTACGAAGCCAATCTGGCCGGTACAAGCTTTGCCACAATGGAAAAGCTACAATCGAAAAGTTTCCAGTATGGAAGCAAGATTGTCAACCTGAAAGCGGATAAAATTCAGCCGAATACGATGGGGCTGGTTGGCTACGACGATGAAGGTGTTCCCTGCAAACAGTGGGATCTGGTCAAAAATGGCGTTCTGGTCAATTTCCAGGCTACGCGCGATCAGGTTCATCTGTTGGGCGAAAAAGAATCGCAGGGGTGCAGCTTTGCCGAAAGTTGGGATAGCGTGCAGTTTCAGCGGATGCCGAATGTTTCGCTCCAGCCACACCCGGATAAATACAGCATCCACGACATGATCAAGGATACCGAGAAAGGTATTTACATTCTGGGTCGGGGGTCTTCGTCCATCGATCAGCAACGCTACAATTTCCAGTTCAGCGGTCAGCTTTTCTATGAAATCAAGGATGGCGCCATTGTCGGTATGCTCGATGACGTAGCTTACCAGTCGAACACGCAGGAATTCTGGAACTCCTGCGCCCGCATCTGCGACAAAGACGATTATCGGTTATTCGGCACCTTCTTCGATGGTAAAGGACAGCCGGGTCAGGTCAGTGCCGTCTCACACGGCTGCCCCACTACACGATTTAATGGCGTGAACGTAATCAATACCGGACGGAAGATTTAAAACTTGTTCACGGTTTTCAACGAGCCTATTTTCAGCATACAAAATGGTTTCCCACAAGTATTGTAAACGCCCTCGCAGAAAACGCATAAACCCACAAACTGAAAACTAGCACATGGCTATTTTATCGCAGGAAGAAGCCAAGAAAATCATTGACAAGGTTTTGAGTTATTCCAAAGCCGACGAAATGAAAGTTGAATTAACCGGAGGACGATCGGGCAATATTCGCTTTGCTCGTAACTCGGTGTCCACCGCTGGCGCAACCAATAACCTCTCGTTGTCCGTAACGGTGGTGTTAGGCAAACGAATCGGTACGTCTGACATCAATGAGTTTGACGATGCCTCGCTGGAAAAAGCGGTCCGCCGGGCCGAGGAAATGGCCCGGCTGGCACCCGAAAACCCGGAATACATGCCCATGCCGGGGCCGCAAACCTACGCAAAACCCCAGGCTTTTGTGGAGACGACGGCCAACATGAAAGCACCGGATCGCGCCAAGCTGGCCGGTGCCAGTATCAAATCCATCATGGCCAGCCAGTTGAGTGGTGCCGGATTTCTGGAAGATTCGTCCAGTTTTAATGCCATTGGGAATAGCAAAGGGTTATTCGGCTATCATAAAAATACCAGTGTCAATTTTTCCCTGACCATCCGAACGCCCGATGGCACCGGATCTGGCTATGCGGCCGGTGACTACAACGATGCTACTAAACTGAATACAGGCTCGTTGACTGATATTGCTATTCAAAAAGCAAAAGCATCGCAAAAGGCTGCAGCGCTGGAGCCAGGAAAATATACGGTCATTCTGGAACCGTTGGCTGCCGGTGAGTTGGTCCAATTTATGATCCGTGCGATGGATGCCCGCACCGCCGACGAAGGCCGGAGCTTTCTGAGTAAAAAAGGGGGTGGAACCCGGCTCGGCGAAAAGCTGCTCGATGAGCGGGTAACCATTTATTCCGACCCTACAGATGTGCAGATACCAAGCTCTCCATTTTCGGCCGAAGGTTACCCCCACGAAAGAGTAACGTGGTTTGATAAAGGAGTCGTAAAAAATCTGTCGTATTCAGCCTTCTGGGCGAAGCAAAAAGGGGCAAAACCACTACCAGAGCCGTCGGGATTTGTCATGACAGGCGGTACACAATCCTTAGCCGAATTGATTAAAGGGACGGAAAAAGGCATTCTGGTCACCCGATTCTGGTACACCCGCTGGCTGGACCCGCAAACGTTGCTGTATACCGGCCTGACCCGCGATGGGACCTTTTACATCGACAAAGGCCAGATCAAACATCCCGTTAAAAACTTCCGATTCAACGAAAGTCCGGTTATCATGCTCAACAACCTGGAAGCCCTCGGCATTCCGGAACGTACGCGGGGCAATATGGTTCCCCCCATGCGAATTCGTGACTTTACGTTCAGCAGCCTTTCCGACGCGGTTTAACTCACTCTTTATCAATCCTTCTCTTTTTATTACCAATGAAAAAAATTACCGGACTAGTCCTGTCGTTGTTTGCAGGAACGATGCTTTATGGCCAGACGAGGGCTCAAAACCCGGAAGCGTCTCAGATTACCGCGTTGCAACGGCAAATCGCCGGTATGCAGCATCAATTCGATGCCCTCGATAAAACGATCGACGATCTTACCTGGAGCCAACGTCTGGGCGACGCCGTTCTGGTCGACAAAGTCATTATTACTGGTCCACCACCAGCCGTCATCAAAAACCCGACTGGCCAGGGAGCGAAAAATCCGGTTCGTTTTTCGGCCTATGTGTTCATTCCTTCCAGGATTGACCCGTCGAAAAAATATCCGTTACTGGTGCTACCGCACGGCGGAGTACATAGCAACTTCAATACGGCCTATGCACACATCATCAAAGAACTTACCGCTCAGGAATATGTAGTTATTGCGCCCGATTACCGGGGTAGTACTGGATACGGCCAGGGATTCTATCAGCTCATCGATTACGGCGGACTGGAAGTAGAAGACACCAAAAGCTGTCGGGATTACATGCTGCAAAACTACGATTTCATCGACAAGAAACGGGTTGGCATATTGGGCTGGAGCCACGGCGGTATGATCACGCTGCTCAATCTATTCAATTACCCTTCCGATTATGCAGTGGGCTATGCGGGTGTACCCGTAAGCGATCTCATCGCCAGAATGGGCTATAAAGGCCAGAGCTATCGCGATGCGTATTCGGCGGATTACCACCTTGGCAAGTCGGCCGATCAGAACGTCGAAGAATACAGAAAACGTTCTCCGGCCTGGAATGCCCAGAAACTCCAGACACCGCTGCTCATTCATACCAACACGAATGATGAGGATGTAAACGTGCTGGAAGTCGAACATTTGATCAAATCGCTCAAAGCCGAAGGGAAAAAGTTTGACTATGAGATCTATAAAGAAGCGCCGGGCGGCCACACATTTAACCGGATCGATTCGTACGGAGCTAAAGAAAGCCGGATGAAAATCTATGATTTCCTGGCGCAATACCTGAAGCCCAACAAGAAATTTAAAGACGTAAAAGAACTTATCGAAGCCAGCTACTTCCCGAAGCAAGGGAAGTGATCAACTCAATAAAACAGGGAATCGTACGGTTGTGATGGCTTTACTGGTTTGTAGCCATCACAACCGTACGATTCCCTGTTTTACGCTATTTTCGGCCCTATTACACGACCAGTAACAGATCGCCGGATTGTACTACTAGTTCCATAAATACGCTGAAGGCAATGCCCATGTCTTTCTCTACGGCGAATTTGATCACCTTCATCGATCGGACCATGTGTTTCTTGATCGCGCTACTGGATACGCCCAAAATCTGAGCTGCTTCATCATAACTCTTGTCCTGCTGTCGGCACAGTTTAAATACGGCACGGCTTTGCGGAGGCAATGAATCCAGAACGGTCTGTAGAAATTGCTGGTATTCTTTTACCTGCAGTTTTTCTTCCGTATCATTTTTCGACACGCAATAACTCCGAAGAACTTCCCCTTTGATGCGGTCTTCTACGGCCGCACGTTTAAGCACATTAAAGGTGTGATTTTTGGTAATCGTAAACAGGTACGACTTAAACGAATTGATTTCCTGTATTGCCCATCGCTCTTCCCAGATTTTCATGAATACCTCCTGGCAGATGTCATTCGAAAGCTCACTCGATTTTATGAACTTGTAGATGAACCGATAAATACCAGGTCGATAAAAGTCGTACAGTTTATTAAATGCTTTTTCGTCGCCAACAGAAATCTGATTTAGCAAAATACTTTCGTTTGAAAAAGTCATCCCATGAAGTGAGTTAAGTTGTTAGAGGTAACGGTTCTTGCGATTTAGGTTGACTAGATAGGCGAACGATAAATGGTAGGACAATCAACCTGAGTAAACTCTTGTGATTATCCTAAAAAACCACATTTACTTAAAATTTAATTTTACATTACTATCAAATATAAAAATATTATTCGCAAAATATATAGATTTCAAAATATAAAACACAGGTTTTAATGGATAAACAGGTTGCTCAGGTTCTCAAATCACTGGTATATTAGTAAAGTACAGGGAGGGGAAACTATCAATCCGTTTGTTGGGTCAGATCAGGCTTAATTTCGCACGTATCGATTAGTAAGGCCAACTAATCGGTGTCTTTGGTCAGTCTGTCTATTTGCACTTATTTGAATTGATAATAAGTGCAAATTCAGGTCTCTAATGAATGAGATTAGATCGAAACCAGAAAGCGAACTTACTTTGTCGGTTCGCTTTTTTTACTGAACTTCTTGTAAGTATGAAACCCATTGCGTTACCTTTGTGCTATGATTTCAACTAATCAATATCAGTCCTGTTGTTTACTCTGCCAATGGCAGGGCAGGCTATGTATTGACTAACGGATAGATCAACAACATAAAAGCCCCTGCCATCCGTGGTGGGGGCTTTTGCATACAGAAATATGGTCTCGCTTGGGGAGTAAGATGCGGTGATTTCGAC
This window harbors:
- a CDS encoding penicillin acylase family protein; the protein is MHNKVYSLFIFFALWVSSAVAQSPFSTQEVKSLQKQAKGIEIVKDTYGVPHVYAKTDADAVFGEMYIQCDEFFDKVENSLITRLGRLSETEGEGSIYKDLWTRMFIDSAQAVQLYQKTPDWLKKLCDAYAGGINYYLITHPAVKPKLLTRVEPWMILMNNVPAMGGSNVSETDFKAFYLKEAAQLSTGSRSFTAEPPKNDGSNGFALAPSRTQSKKAMLFINPHAEYYGRIEIHLVSDEGLNSYGAPFLGQFNIFQGFNEFCGWMHPVSLSDAKDLYAENVEWKKGKLLYRYNGTWKPVDSTTHELRYKKGDTWATKKFVTYRTHHGPVVYATATRWIALKTYEPNIELLGMHWLKMKARNIKEFSSAINARAMVGSNIVYADKDGNIAYWHGNFVPKKNPLLDWRRPVDGTTSATEWQGTHDLKEIPQYINPANGWIQNCNSTPLYATGVLDTVMLKLPTYMLPDGHTPRAVHAVRVLTPLKNATMDDVIKASYDGYLPSGERFIPGLIASYNSTANDSLKAKLAQPIETLKKWDFKTDTNSVATTLTVHWLEKIIQLDMARLAKPATTEEQYSLTNGAAVTTEFLSPLEQLTALAQSVAELEKEFGTWQVGWGMDNRFQRTTDKEPSDDKLSWGVPATPGFMGSLNAYVSKKSPKTHKRYGITGNTFVAAVEFGDKLRAKTILTGGASSDPASPHYLDQVKGYIDGTYKEIYFYKEDVYKHAEKIYHPGDIQ
- a CDS encoding TldD/PmbA family protein is translated as MKRRNFVKLSGLGMGATLLPAGLVAGHRISAEELLNSGPDAAVKKRMADVALNAAKSKGATYADVRIGRYLRQYLFTRENKVQNIVNSESYGIGIRVIANGTWGFASTNEMKPESIARCAEEAVEMANANAEIQLEPVVLAPQKGVGEQVWKTPIKKNAFEIPVKEKIDLLMEVNGAALKNGASFVNSNLFFVNEQKYFASTDGSYIDQDVHRMWPTFTVSAINKQTGRFKSRDALSAPIGMGYEYLSDNPAEKIIVPNGPTVYRYAYNMIEDATAAALQAKEKLTAKSVPAGKYDMILDPSNLGLTIHESVGHPLELDRVLGYEANLAGTSFATMEKLQSKSFQYGSKIVNLKADKIQPNTMGLVGYDDEGVPCKQWDLVKNGVLVNFQATRDQVHLLGEKESQGCSFAESWDSVQFQRMPNVSLQPHPDKYSIHDMIKDTEKGIYILGRGSSSIDQQRYNFQFSGQLFYEIKDGAIVGMLDDVAYQSNTQEFWNSCARICDKDDYRLFGTFFDGKGQPGQVSAVSHGCPTTRFNGVNVINTGRKI
- a CDS encoding TldD/PmbA family protein, coding for MAILSQEEAKKIIDKVLSYSKADEMKVELTGGRSGNIRFARNSVSTAGATNNLSLSVTVVLGKRIGTSDINEFDDASLEKAVRRAEEMARLAPENPEYMPMPGPQTYAKPQAFVETTANMKAPDRAKLAGASIKSIMASQLSGAGFLEDSSSFNAIGNSKGLFGYHKNTSVNFSLTIRTPDGTGSGYAAGDYNDATKLNTGSLTDIAIQKAKASQKAAALEPGKYTVILEPLAAGELVQFMIRAMDARTADEGRSFLSKKGGGTRLGEKLLDERVTIYSDPTDVQIPSSPFSAEGYPHERVTWFDKGVVKNLSYSAFWAKQKGAKPLPEPSGFVMTGGTQSLAELIKGTEKGILVTRFWYTRWLDPQTLLYTGLTRDGTFYIDKGQIKHPVKNFRFNESPVIMLNNLEALGIPERTRGNMVPPMRIRDFTFSSLSDAV
- a CDS encoding alpha/beta hydrolase family protein; translated protein: MKKITGLVLSLFAGTMLYGQTRAQNPEASQITALQRQIAGMQHQFDALDKTIDDLTWSQRLGDAVLVDKVIITGPPPAVIKNPTGQGAKNPVRFSAYVFIPSRIDPSKKYPLLVLPHGGVHSNFNTAYAHIIKELTAQEYVVIAPDYRGSTGYGQGFYQLIDYGGLEVEDTKSCRDYMLQNYDFIDKKRVGILGWSHGGMITLLNLFNYPSDYAVGYAGVPVSDLIARMGYKGQSYRDAYSADYHLGKSADQNVEEYRKRSPAWNAQKLQTPLLIHTNTNDEDVNVLEVEHLIKSLKAEGKKFDYEIYKEAPGGHTFNRIDSYGAKESRMKIYDFLAQYLKPNKKFKDVKELIEASYFPKQGK
- a CDS encoding RNA polymerase sigma factor; translation: MTFSNESILLNQISVGDEKAFNKLYDFYRPGIYRFIYKFIKSSELSNDICQEVFMKIWEERWAIQEINSFKSYLFTITKNHTFNVLKRAAVEDRIKGEVLRSYCVSKNDTEEKLQVKEYQQFLQTVLDSLPPQSRAVFKLCRQQDKSYDEAAQILGVSSSAIKKHMVRSMKVIKFAVEKDMGIAFSVFMELVVQSGDLLLVV